A region of the Planctomycetia bacterium genome:
GCTTCCCCAACCCTTGAACACCCTGCCATGCCTCATAAAATCCAACCGTCGCCCCGCCAACTCGTCGTCAATTCACCCACAGATTCTGGCGAAGACCCTAAGTTCCAGAATCGCTCACGGCTCGGGTACGCCGAGGTCCTGACATATCTTGCGAATCAGAGTTGGGCGTAACTCACGATGGCGTGGTATTGCCGTCGTATTGCGGTTCGACGGATTCCAGTACATCGTATGCCGCGCATCCTCGCGCAATAACTCACAACCAAGCGATACTAGGGTTCGAGATGAAACTCTCGGTTGCGTGGATTCGACGCAACTGAGTGTTTCATCTCGATCTATTTTCGGCGTCCTCTCTCCCTCGCTGGCGCTACGGGCTAATGTGAGAGGACCACTCCCTCTCCCCCCTCCGCGCCTCTTCTTCTCTACGGTCGGCATTTACCCCTTTACGGTTCAGGACTTCGGTATCTGAATTGTTGCTTCCGGCACTGTTTTCGGTTACCATCACGGTTGCCTGATTACGTCCCGCCGAATCCCTGGGGCGAGCCGCACGCGGGTGGTCGAGCCCACGTGTTTGGCGCCCACCTGTCCCGGGGAAATACGATCTCTCAGTTTGGGGAGTGAAGCGCATGTCGTGTCGACTGCATCTCTCATGCGGCCGCTGTGTTTTCGCGCTGGTCGCGTTTTTCATGGCGCTCAACGTTAGCCGGCAGTTCGCGATGGCCGGCACGAACGACGCTCCTGGGCAGATCGTCTTCAATCGCGATATCCGGCCGATCCTGTCGAACAACTGCTTTCAATGCCACGGGCCGGATCGCATTCAGCGGCAGGCGGAATTGCGGCTCGACCAGGAAGCGGGCGCCTTAGCGCCGCTCGCGTCCGGCGCAGGTTCCACGATCGTCCCCGGCGACAGCGCCGCCAGCATCTTGATGGAGCGCGTGACGTCGACGGATGAATCACTGGTGATGCCGCCGCCGGAAACCGGCAAGAAGTTGACGCCGGAACAAATCGAAACGCTCCGCGCTTGGATCGACGGCGGCGCAGGTTGGCAGAAACACTGGTCGTTCCTCAAGCCGGAACGCCCCGACGTCCCCGCGGTGGGCAACGCAGCGTGGCCGCGCAATCCGATCGATCATTTTGTGTTGCAACGTCTGGAAGCGGAAAAGCTCACGCCGTCGCCGGAGGCCGACAAGGAAACGTTGATCCGTCGCGTGACGCTCCATCTCACCGGATTGCCGCCGACGCTGGAGGAGATCGACGCATTTCTGGCGGATACCTCGGCCGACGCCTATGAGAAGGTGGTCGATCGGCTGTTGGCCTCGCCGCGCTATGGCGAAAACATGGCGCGCTATTGGCTCGACGCCGCGCGCTACGGCGATACGCACGGGCTGCATCTCGACAACGAACGCAGCATGTGGCGCTATCGCGATTGGGTGATCAACGCGTTCAACGGGAATCAACCGTTCGATCAATTCACGGTGGAGCAATTGGCCGGCGATTTATTGCCGAGCCCGACACTCGAACAACGCGTGGCCACGGGCTTCAACCGCTGTAACATCACCACGGGGGAAGGGGGCTCGATCGACGAAGAGTATTACGTGCGTTACGCGGTCGATCGCGTGGAAACGACGAGCACGGTGTTCATGGGGCTGACACTCGGCTGTTGCGTCTGTCACGACCACAAGTACGACCCGCTCTCGCAGCGCGAGTTCTATCAGATGTTCGCCTTCTTCAACAGCCAAACCGAGAAGGCGATGGATGGCAACGCGCTGGCGCCGCCGCCGTCGATTAAGGCGCCGACACCCGCCCAAAGCGAACGCATGGCGGAGCTCGACGCGCTCGTGCTGGCCGCCGAACAACGGCTTGATGCGCCGCTGCCCGAGGTCGATGCGGCCCAGGCCGCTTGGGAAGCGGAGATGCCTGCCAAATTACAAGCGCAGTGGCAGGCGCTCAGCCCAAGGGAGTTGAAGAGCTCTGGCGGCGCATCGCTGCGTTCGCTGGACGACGGCACCGTGCTGGCCGAGGGCACTAATCCGGCGAAGGATACGTATGAAATCGTCGCCGAGACCGACGCCGTGGGCATTACGGCGATCAAGCTCGACGCGCTGGCGGACGACTCGCTCGTCGGGCGCGGGCCCGGGCGCAGCGACAACGGTAACTTCGTGCTGAGCGAAATTGAAGTCGAGGCCGTGGCCGTCGATAATCCGAAGGCCGTGAAACGCATCAAGCTCGTCTACGCCCAGGCTGATCACGAACAGGCAACCGGCGAATACTTCGTCGAGAAGGCGATTGACAGCGTCGTGGACGATCAAAACGGCTGGGCCGTCGAAGGGATGAATCGACATGAGAATCGCGCGGCGATGTTCGTCGCCAGCGAGCCGTTCGGATTCGCGGGCGGCACCTTAGTGCGAATTCGCCTGCGGCACGAAACGCAGTTTCCGCAACACGCGATTGGGCGTTTCAAATTGTCGGTGAGCAGCGATCCCTCGTTGGCGCCAGCACGCTGGAGCGATTGGAATTTGCTCGGTCCGTTCACCGCGGCGGGGACGAACGAGGTTTTCGAAAACGACTTCGGCCCGGAGACCGGCGTCGATCTGACAGCCACCTACGGGGAAGACAAGAAGGCCTGGCAGAAGAAGCCGGAATTCGTCGACGGTCAGGAACACGGCTTGCCCGGCGATCTGACGACGCACTACCTATATCGCACGGTGAATGCGCCGACAGCGCGGCGCGTGACGTTGTCTCTAGGCAGTGACGACGGCATCAAGCTCTGGATCAACGACGATCTGCTGTTGACCAAGAGCGAAGTGCGATTGCTCGCCCCGGATAGCGACATCGTCACGGTCGACCTACCGGCCGGCGAGAGCCGCATCTTGATGAAGGTCGTGAACTTCAACGGCGGATACGGATTCTATTTCCGGCCTGCCAAGGAAGACGCCGGCGATGAAGCGTTGCAGTTGGCGCCGCTATTGGTGCTGGCCGCGGACCAGCGCACGCCGGAGCAGCAGAAGTTGGTGCGAAATTATTTCCGCCGGATGAACTCGCCGGAATGGCAGCAAACGCAAGATGAGATGGCCGGCCTGCGGCAGCAGAAGCGCGACGTCGAGGCGCAGGTGCCTGATACGCTCGTCATGGAGGAACTGCCGGAGGCGAAAGAGGCGTTCATCCTGGTGCGCGGACAGTACGACAAGAAGGGGGACCCCGTCGTGCGCGACGTTCCCGCGGTGTTGCCGCCGTTGCCGGAAGGGACGAAGCCTGATCGCTTGGCACTGGCTCGCTGGCTGGTCGATCCCGAACAGCCGCTGACGGCGCGCGTGACTGTGAATCGTTTCTGGCAGCAGTATTTCGGCACGGGCATCGTCAAGACGGCCGAGGACTTCGGCTTCCAAGGGGAATGGCCGTCGCATCCGGCGCTGCTGGATTGGCTGGCCTCGGAATTTGTTACTTCCGGCTGGAATGTGAAGGCGATGCAACGGCTGATCGTCACGTCCGCCGCGTATCGCCAGTCGTCGCACGTCACACCGGAGTTGTTGCAGCATGATCGCGAGAACCGGTTGTTCACGCGTGGGCCGCGCTTCCGACTGGAGGCCGAGGCGATCCGCGATCACGCGCTGTTCACGAGCGGCCTGTTGCTCGAACAAATTGGCGGGGTCAGGAGCGTGAAGCCGTATCAGCCGCCGGGCTTGTGGGAAGCGGTCGGCTTCACAAGCAGTAATACCGCGGTGTTCAAGCAGGATCACGGCGGGGCGCTGTATCGCCGCAGCATGTACACGTTCTGGAAACGCACGTCGCCGCCGCCGGCAATGTTGATCTTCGACGCGCCGACACGCGAGGCCTGCACGGTGCGCCGCGCGCGGACCAACACGCCGCTGCAAGCGTTGACGTTGATGAACGACATCCAATTCGTCGAAGCGGCCCGTAACTTGGCGACGCGGATTCTGTTGCAGGGCGGCGGCACGACGGAAGAGCGGATCGCCTTCGCGTTCCGAATCTCTACGTCACGCCAGCCGACAGACGAGGAAATCGCGGTGCTGCGAGACGTGTACCAGCAGCAGTTGGCTGAGTACCAGGCGGCGCCGGAGGCCGCGATGAAGTTAATTTCGCTCGGGGAATCGCCCCGCCCGGAACACGCCGACGCGTCGGAACTGGCGGCCTGGACGATGGTGGCGAACTTGATCTTGAATCTGGACGAGAGCGTGACGAACGGGTGACGCAGTAGTGCGGAACGCGAAACTAGGAACGATATTTGCCGACGGGGAGCCGGATCATGAGTTTATTCCAAGAAGCACAGTTGCTCGAAACGCGGCGGCAATTCTTCGGCCGGGCGGCGACTGGCATCGGCTCCGTGGCGCTGGCCAGCCTGATGAATTCGGAAGGGCTCGGCGCTACCGCCTCCCCGCCGGAGAGTTATCCGGGCGGGGTCGTCGGCGTGCCGCATATTCCTCCGACGGCGAAGCGCGTCATCTATCTGTGCATGTCGGGCGGGCCGTCCCAACTCGATATGTGGGACTACAAGCCCCAGATGAACGAGTGGTTCGATAAGGATCTGCCCGACTCGGTGCGGATGGGTCAGCGGATCACGACGATGACCTCCGGCCAGACGCGATTTCCCTGCGCGCCGAGCAAGTTCAAATTCGCCCAACACGGCCAGTGCGGTCGCTGGGTCAGCGAGTTGCTGCCGCACACGTCGTCGATTGTGGACGATCTCTGCGTCATCAAAAGCATGCACACCGAGGCCATCAACCACGACCCGGCAATCACGTTTTTGCAGACCGGTTCGCAACTGCCGGGCCGGCCGAGCCTTGGCGCCTGGCTCTCGTACGGCATCGGCAGCGAGAACAACGACCTGCCGGGCTTCGTCGTGTTGCATTCTTCGTGGAGCTCCAAGCAAACGACGCAGGCGCTGTATTCGCGCCTCTGGGGCGCCGGCTTCCTCCCCTCCGAGCATCAGGGTTGCAGCCTGCAATCTTCGGGCGACCCGGTGCTGTATTTGTCGAATCCCGACGGCGTCAGTCCTGAAGGGCGGCGTCGTATGCTGGACGGCCTGGCCAAGTTGAATCAGCGGCAGTTCGAGGTCTTTGGCGATCCGGAAATCAATACGCGGATTCGGCAATACGAGATGGCGTACCGGATGCAAAGCTCGGTACCGGAGTTTGCCAACGTTGGCTCGGAGCCGCAAGCCGTGTTGGACATGTATGGCCCCGATGCGAAGACTCCCGGGACGTTCGCGGCGAATTGCCTGCTGGCCCGGCGGCTTGTCGAACGCGGCGTGCGCTTCGTGCAGGTCTACATCCGTGACTGGGACCATCACAACGACCTGCCGAACCAGCTCCCGTACGTTTGTCGCGACGTCGATCAAGGGAGCGCGGCGCTGGTGAAAGACCTGAAACAGCGCGGGCTGCTGGAAGACACCCTCGTAGTTTGGGGGGGTGAATTCGGCCGCACGATCTACAGCCAGGGAACGCTCAGCGACACTAACTACGGTCGCGACCATCATCCGCGCTGTTTTTCGATCTGGATGGCCGGCGGCGGCGTGAAGCCCGGCATCAGCTACGGCGAGACGGACGACTTCTCCTACAACGTCATCGATAAGCCGGTCCACATCCATGATCTGAATGCGACCATGCTGCACTGCCTGGGCATCGATCACACGCGCCTCACCTACCGCTTTCAGGGTCGCGACTTCCGCTTGACCGACGTCGAGGGCAACGTCGTGCGCGAGATTCTATCCTGACCGTGGGCGTCCAGGCAGTCTACGGACACAGCGCAGGATTTAACGTCCTCCTCGCATTCCACTAACAATTTTGCGTGCGCTGGAAGTTCCGATTCGTCTCGAATTGGTTGCTCTTTGATCAGAATGAGCGCGGTCGGGAACTGCTGTCGCATTCGCTTAGTCCAAGAGGGGGTCGGTGCGACTTTCATAGATTCTTAGATTTCTGGAAAAATCCGTCACGCAAGCTTGACAAGAAATCTGTGCGGCAGTGTAGTGGATGATCGAGGTTGACGAATGGGCTGCGTCGACCTGGGCGCGAGCGAATTGCCGGGACTATCTGGCGAGTTCGCTCGCGGCGTTAAGATCGCTGTGGTACATGCCAAGTTCCATGGCTGAGGAGAGTCCAGCGCTCGCGGAGTTGGGAGCGGGCCACGGTCTCAAATGTGGCGCATGCATTGCTCTGTAGTAGTCTTCCCACTCGGCACGGCGCGAGCAACGCGTTGCGCCCCAGAACTAACGCTAGCAGGCGAACGTAGGCAAGAACTTTTGGTATGCGCGTGGCTCTGGTGGACCGCGCGCTCACCCGGCAGATCGGCACGGCGCATGAAGCGCCGTGAACCGTCGGCCGGTCGCGCTGCGGAGCCGCAAGCCGAAAGGAACAGTTCGCATGAGCACTCAGGAAGAAGCGGGGCCGCGTCGTCCGTCGCAAAGTAGCGCCCGACATTTGCTTTCCCGGCGTTTTCGCGCAGGGCGGCGCTCCACTCGAGCGCGTGGTCTCGAGCCGCTGGAAGATCGCCGATTGTTGGCGCTGACGAACCTGTTGCCGCAGTACGAAGATCCGCTGACCGGCGAGCAAAGCGCTCTCTGGAATCCCAAGCAGGCCCAGTTTTCGACGATTGATCAGGGGCTGTACCGTACGTCATTGGAGCATCGCTTCCGAATCTTCACTGACGACGGTTCCAACTTTACGCCCTCCGATCCGGAAATGCTGGTGGCGGACGGCTTCATCGTCATCGACGCGCAGGCGGAGCCATCGGCCGGGGCGGCGCTGCAGGCCGAGATCATGAGTTTGGGCGGGCGCGTGACGGGCGCCTTTGGCGACATTGTCTCCGCCTTCGTGCCCTTGAATCGCATCGACGCTCTCGCTCGGTTGGATAGCCTCGCCTATGCCGCACCCGCTTACGCGCCGGTGGCGAATGCGGGACAGGTGCAGACGCAGGGGGACGCGGCGATGCTGGCCGCGGCCGCGCGCGCCCTGGGGGCCGACGGCTCGGGCGTCAAGATCGGCTTGATTTCCGACAGCTTCAATCGCCTGGGCGGCTACGCAACCGACTTGGCAAATGGAGAATTCCCGACGCCCGTCACCACGGTCGTCGAATTGCCTCCGCTCAATATTGTTCCACACGACGAAGGTCGCGCGCTGGCGCAGATCGTCGCCGATGTGGCGCCTGGAGCTCAGTCTTTTTTCAACACGGGCGTCGCCGGCATTGGCAACTTCGTTTCGGCGATGAACAATCTGCGTAACCGAGGCGTCAACATGATCGTTGACGACCTGATTTTTCTCACCGAACCGATGTTTCAGGACGGAGCGATCTCACAGGCCATCAAGTCTTCGACCGACGCGGGGATTGCACATTTCTCTTCCGCTGGAAACTACGCCGATCACTCCGCGGAATTCGGCGCGTTCATTGACTCGGGTATCGATGGCGTCAACGGGGGCGTACTGCATGACTTCGACTCCGGACCAGACGTCGATGCGTTCCAGCAGATCACGGTGCCCGTCGGAAAGTCATTTCGCTTGTCATTCCAATGGGACGAACCTTTCTTCGTTAACAATGGAGGACCGGGCGTCCCCAGCCCAGGCTCAGCGAGCGACGTCGACATCTTGCTCTTGGATGCCGCCGGCGCTTTCGCCTTTGATGGCGGCGTGAACTTTAATGTAGGCCGCAATCCCGTCGAAGTCTTTCAGTTCGTCAATGACGGCACGTTCGACTTCGACGAAGACGGCGTCCCGGATACTGAGTTCAGCCTCGCGTTCGAACTCTTCTTCGGACCGGCGCCGGAACGCATGAAGTACGTCGACTTCGACGGCGGGATGATCATCGAGGAGTATGCGTCGAGCGCGCCCACGTCCTTTGGCCACTTCGGCGCTGAAGGAGTCTTCGCCGTGGCCGCTGCGCCCTATTGGACGACCCCCGCCTTTGACGGCGATCCCGCAATCCTCAACGACTACTCCTCGCTCGGGCGCCAGGTCATCTTGTTCGATCCGTCGGGCAACCGGCTGGCGGAACCAATCGTGCGTCACCATCCCGATGCAACGGGACCGGACCAAGGAGATACCACGTTTTTCATTCCGGGAATTGACATCGAACCGAACGGTTTGCCGAATTTCCCCGGCACTTCCGCCGCCGCGCCGCACGTGGCCGCCGTGGCGGCGCTGATGTTGGATGCGGCAGGCGGGCCTGGCAGCCTGTCGGTGCAGAGTCTGTATACCGGACTGAAATACACCGCACACGACATCCTGCAACGCGACACCGCGGCGCCGGAGGACATCCCGGGCGGGGCGGGCTACGACTACTTCAGCGGTCACGGCCTCGTCGACGCCGAGGCCGCGGTTCAAGGCGCCTTGAACGGCTTCGATCTGGTCATTGATGCCAACGACGTGGCCGGCGATCCAGCGCTCAACGATGGCGATCCGGCCGACGACGGCGTCGCCGACGTGTTCTCGGTTTCGTTGGATGGCACTGAAGTTGTGGTAGTCATCAATGGCATCGAGGCCGCGCGGATGGACCTGGCGGCAATCAACACGCTGACCATCGTTGGCTCCGGCGACGACGATGAATTGGTGCTCGATCTCGCGGGAGGGAATCCCATTCCCGCCGGCGGGCTGGAGTTTCAAGCAGGGAACGACGCCGGCACCGGTGACCGCCTTCACTGGAGGAACGGCGCGCCTTTCGACTTGATTCACACGGTGACCGGGCTGTCATCCGGAACGACGCTCATTGATTCCGGGAGCGTGACCTACGTCGGCGTGGAGCTTGTCGTCGATCAATTGACTCCGGTACACCGCGAGATTCGGTTGACCGAGGACGCGCAATTCGCGTCGATTTCCGACGGCGCCGCGGCGTCGGATGGAATCAATCGCCTCGGAACCACGGGCACCAGCCCGACGTTCGATTTCGCCGCGGCCACGGGCGAAACACGCATCTTTCTGGGGGACGCCGACGATCAGGTTCAAATCGACGCGCTCGATGACGAGGCCGCCGCCGCGATCGAAATCCTGCTGGGCGACGGGGATGACCAAGTGCTCATGGTTCCGCAACAGGCCGCCGCGCTGCATCTCGATGGCGGTCCGCAATTCGGGCTCGACGAACTGCTGGTCAATGCACTCAACGTTGGCGTCACGGACACCGGCTCGGTGCTGGAGTTCGTTGGCTTCCTCGACGTGACTTACGCCGATTTCGAAAAGCTTTCCGTGAGCAATGCCGGCGAAGGGGGCGGACTGCCGGACGTCACCATCGCCGACGTTTCGCTGGCGGAAGGCTCCGCCGGCGGTTTCACCGAAATGACTTTTACGGTGAAGCTCTCGGTCGCGAATGCGAGTCACTCGGCGTTTGTCGACTACTTCACCGTCGACGGAACCGCGGAGGATGAGCAAGGGGACGGCGACTATCTGGCCGTCGCCGGTACGTTGGAGTTTCCGCCCAATACGTTGGAACAGACCATCGTCGTGCAGATCGCGCACGACGCTGTCTTGGAGCCGACGGAGCAATTCACGGTTCAGTTGGCCAACGCCGTGAATGCCAATTTGTTGGACGAAGCAGCGCAGGGCGTGATCGTCAACGACGACTTTCCGCCGGCTGGCGTCGCCTATGTCGATGACGATTGGGCCGGATTGCCGATTGGCGCCGACCCCGACGGCGTCGGCCCCGCGGTGAGTTTTGGCGCCGATTCGTTCGCTGATTTTCCGGAGGCCCTGGCGGTCGTGGTCGCCGGCGGCTCAATTCTGATGCATCCCGGACAATACACCGGCGCTGCGATCAACCAAGACGTCTCCGTGTTGGCGCTCACTTTGGGCGTGACGATTTCCGGCGCGTCGCCCGCCTTAACGGTGCTCGGCGGCGCCGTGACAGTGAACGGCGTGACGCTGGACACGGCCAGTGATGACGCCACGATCGTGGTCGCTGGCGGGTCGCTCACGTTGCGCGCGACGACGGTACGTGAGACCGCGGCCGGCGCGCAATCCGCGCTGTTGCGGACCGGCGGCACGGTCAATCTTGGCGACTCGCTCGAATCCGGTTTGAACACATTCGAGGTCCGGGGCGAGGGGCGACTGATCGACAATCAATCCGCGGGCGATATTCCCGCCCTCGGCAACATTTGGCTCCACGGCGGCGTGACGCTGGACAATTTCCAGATTGAAGATCGCATTGACCATGCCATCGATGAAGCCGCCCGCGGACTGGTGAGTTGGATCGAGCAGACGCTCTTCGTGACGTCGCTCGCACCCGGCGCCATCGACGCGTCGCACAACAACTATCGCCGCCTGGCGAACATGTCCGCGGCCTTGAGCGACGGCGCCACCGCGTACTTGCGCGGAGTCTTTGATTTTGCGGAACCCAACACTCTGGCGGACTGGGCGACCGGAAACGACGGTCTGGCGGGCACGGTCGACGACTACGCCGTGTTGCTGCCCGGCGAGCTTAGCGATCTCAAACTCACCGCCGAAACTCTGGGAGCCGCCACAATCGTTGGCCCGGGAGACCTGGCCGTTGTCGATCTCGAGGGCGTCTTCCGCTTCGCTGCTGAAGACTCCCACGACTGGGAGATCTCTCGGTTGGAAATCTTTGATTTCGATTTGGCGATCGATTTGAGCGGCACGGAAAACAATGACGACGCGCGCGACGGGCTGAGGATTGTCGGCAATCATCTGCGCCTCGCGACCGACTTGAATTTTGACGACGCGCCGGCGGACTTCTTTCAAAACATCGGCATCGCGCTGGGGCCCGGACACAACCAGACGGTGAGCGGCAACCGCATCGACATTCCGGGCAACGCCTTGTCGGACGGTTCCCAGTTCGCCGCTTCGGTGGGTATTCAGAGCAGTCCGCATTCCCCCGCGGCTTACGACGGGCTGCTGATCGAAAATAACTCGATCAACATCCTGCATGGGCAATCCGAGGACCCGTCGACGATCGTCGGCATTTGGGACGCTGGCGAGGCGCACGAGAGCGATATCACGATCCGGGGTAACAAGTTCCTCAACTTGGCTGCAGGGAACGACCCGCGAAAGAACCTGCAGCGGGCTTTCCGCGTCACTTCCCACAGCGGCACAAGCAGCGTCGTGCTGTACGAAAACAATACGATTGTCGGCGCCAACATGGGCTTCCAATGGCAACCCGGCGCCGACTTTTCTGGTCAGGCGCCGGTGCTGCTGCACAACAACGCGATCGAAGAAGTCATCCGGGGGATCGTCGTTTCCTCCAGCGGATCCGCGCACATTTCCGGCAATACGTTGACCGGGCTAGGTTCAAACGACGGCATCGGGATCGACGTGCAATTCGGCGCTACAGCCTCGATCGACGGCAATACCGCCGACAATAGCATCCATGGCTTTGCCAAGGGCGTGTTCGTCAAAGGCGACGCCGACATCTTTGGGAATGCTGCCACGATTTCCGGAAACGCGATCGGCATCGATATCGACGGCGGCACGGCGTCGATCCTCGGCAACCACATTAACGCCAACGACACCGGGATTCGCATCACCGATGCCGGTACAGCCACTTCCATTGCCAACAATTTCATCGTCGACAACACGTCGGACGGCGTGCGAATCACCGCCACGGCCGGCGAGATCGGCCTCATCTTCAACAATTCCCTCTCTAACAACGGCAATCGATCCATCCGAAATCAATCCGGCGCGCTGGTCGACGCCTCGGGGAATTGGTGGGGGATCAACACTCCCGACGGCGTGAATCAAGTGGAGCAAGGCGACGTCGACTTCTCGCCGTGGCTCGATTCGGGCACGGATATCGACGGCGATTCGACGAACGGCTTTCAAGGCGATTTCAGTACGCTGCACGTCGATGACGACAGCCCACAGGCTGGGGACGCTGGGCTGATTCAAGAAGGGATCAACTGGGCGCTGGCCGGCGGCACGCTGATCGTCCACAACGGGCTTTACCGAGAAAGCAACTCCACCGTCGACCGTCCTTTGACGGTCAGCGGGGAATCCCGCGGCGGCGTGGTGATCGCGCCTGGCGCGGAGGATGATCACACCGACATCGCCTTCGGCGGCGACTTTCAACAAGGCTTCATCGTCCAGTCGAGCGACGTCGTCATTCAGAACTTGACGATCAACGGCCGGGCGAATTCTGGTCTGACCCCTGGCCGCAACAATTTTCGGACGGGCGTCATTTCCGACCGTCGCACCGGCGTCGTCTATCATCGCACGCGGATCGAAAACGTCGATGTTTTGCACATTTGGCGAAGAGGCGTCGAGTTGTTCTCGTCCGAAGCGCCTGGCGCGCCACGCAGCGTGGACAACATCATCCGCGACGCGCGCATCGAGGATGTCACGACTCGCGAGGCGATCCTCGTACGTGAGGGCAATGCGCTGATCACCGGCAATACGATCATCGGTGCGACGATTGGCATCGGCGCGAACGATCGCGGTGACTTCACGAACGCTCCGGTCGTCATCATTCAGCAGAACACGCTCCGTCGCGTGAACCAGGGGGTCGCTCTCAGCGGCGCCGCGAACGGCAGTCTGGTCGGCGGATTGGGCGGCTTCGGCAACGTGATCGACCTGACCGAAGGCAACAGTGACGACATCGGCGTCTTCGTTCAGTATTCGCAAGGGCAAGTCGCGATTGCGGGCAACGAGATTCTTGCCGAGCGCGACGACTCCGGCATCTGGTTGTTCCACAACGAAGACGCGACGCGGCCGATCATCGTCGCCAACAACCAGATCACGAGCTCGCTCAGTTCCTCGGACGGCCCGGGCCGCGGCGTTGGCGTGTTCCTGACCGACGACGGCGATCTCTTCGGCGACGAGGACGGCGCCAGTTACGCGACGATTCTTGGCAATACTATCACCGGATTCGAGATCGGCGTCGACCTGTATCGCAACGGCACGTCGCCCGCCGGCGGCCGGACCGTCGAGGCGACGATCGGCGACGGGTTGGAAATGAACAACAACACGCTCGACGACAACACCATCGGCGTCCGCGTGTTCGAGAACGACGGGGCGAGCAACGGCGGCCACCGGGCTGTGGCGCATATTCTCGGCAATACCGCGTCGATCACCGGCGGACGCGTCGGCGTCGAAGTCAACGGCGGAGCTGCGGAGATCGTCGGCAATCGCATCGGTGAAAACAACGTCGGCATCCGCGTGCTGCGCGACGGCATCGCGATGCTGGAAGACAACAACTTGACTGACAACAACTCGATC
Encoded here:
- a CDS encoding type II toxin-antitoxin system HicA family toxin, translating into MPTVEKKRRGGGRGSGPLTLARSASEGERTPKIDRDETLSCVESTQPRVSSRTLVSLGCELLREDARHTMYWNPSNRNTTAIPRHRELRPTLIRKICQDLGVPEP
- a CDS encoding PSD1 and planctomycete cytochrome C domain-containing protein; this encodes MSCRLHLSCGRCVFALVAFFMALNVSRQFAMAGTNDAPGQIVFNRDIRPILSNNCFQCHGPDRIQRQAELRLDQEAGALAPLASGAGSTIVPGDSAASILMERVTSTDESLVMPPPETGKKLTPEQIETLRAWIDGGAGWQKHWSFLKPERPDVPAVGNAAWPRNPIDHFVLQRLEAEKLTPSPEADKETLIRRVTLHLTGLPPTLEEIDAFLADTSADAYEKVVDRLLASPRYGENMARYWLDAARYGDTHGLHLDNERSMWRYRDWVINAFNGNQPFDQFTVEQLAGDLLPSPTLEQRVATGFNRCNITTGEGGSIDEEYYVRYAVDRVETTSTVFMGLTLGCCVCHDHKYDPLSQREFYQMFAFFNSQTEKAMDGNALAPPPSIKAPTPAQSERMAELDALVLAAEQRLDAPLPEVDAAQAAWEAEMPAKLQAQWQALSPRELKSSGGASLRSLDDGTVLAEGTNPAKDTYEIVAETDAVGITAIKLDALADDSLVGRGPGRSDNGNFVLSEIEVEAVAVDNPKAVKRIKLVYAQADHEQATGEYFVEKAIDSVVDDQNGWAVEGMNRHENRAAMFVASEPFGFAGGTLVRIRLRHETQFPQHAIGRFKLSVSSDPSLAPARWSDWNLLGPFTAAGTNEVFENDFGPETGVDLTATYGEDKKAWQKKPEFVDGQEHGLPGDLTTHYLYRTVNAPTARRVTLSLGSDDGIKLWINDDLLLTKSEVRLLAPDSDIVTVDLPAGESRILMKVVNFNGGYGFYFRPAKEDAGDEALQLAPLLVLAADQRTPEQQKLVRNYFRRMNSPEWQQTQDEMAGLRQQKRDVEAQVPDTLVMEELPEAKEAFILVRGQYDKKGDPVVRDVPAVLPPLPEGTKPDRLALARWLVDPEQPLTARVTVNRFWQQYFGTGIVKTAEDFGFQGEWPSHPALLDWLASEFVTSGWNVKAMQRLIVTSAAYRQSSHVTPELLQHDRENRLFTRGPRFRLEAEAIRDHALFTSGLLLEQIGGVRSVKPYQPPGLWEAVGFTSSNTAVFKQDHGGALYRRSMYTFWKRTSPPPAMLIFDAPTREACTVRRARTNTPLQALTLMNDIQFVEAARNLATRILLQGGGTTEERIAFAFRISTSRQPTDEEIAVLRDVYQQQLAEYQAAPEAAMKLISLGESPRPEHADASELAAWTMVANLILNLDESVTNG
- a CDS encoding DUF1501 domain-containing protein yields the protein MSLFQEAQLLETRRQFFGRAATGIGSVALASLMNSEGLGATASPPESYPGGVVGVPHIPPTAKRVIYLCMSGGPSQLDMWDYKPQMNEWFDKDLPDSVRMGQRITTMTSGQTRFPCAPSKFKFAQHGQCGRWVSELLPHTSSIVDDLCVIKSMHTEAINHDPAITFLQTGSQLPGRPSLGAWLSYGIGSENNDLPGFVVLHSSWSSKQTTQALYSRLWGAGFLPSEHQGCSLQSSGDPVLYLSNPDGVSPEGRRRMLDGLAKLNQRQFEVFGDPEINTRIRQYEMAYRMQSSVPEFANVGSEPQAVLDMYGPDAKTPGTFAANCLLARRLVERGVRFVQVYIRDWDHHNDLPNQLPYVCRDVDQGSAALVKDLKQRGLLEDTLVVWGGEFGRTIYSQGTLSDTNYGRDHHPRCFSIWMAGGGVKPGISYGETDDFSYNVIDKPVHIHDLNATMLHCLGIDHTRLTYRFQGRDFRLTDVEGNVVREILS